A region of Moorena producens PAL-8-15-08-1 DNA encodes the following proteins:
- a CDS encoding VWA domain-containing protein has protein sequence MNTKFLNYQRLIHLSTALGMLFLGACVGKPNRLTQQSFEVKFLVGSALGKFCEQAAEQFNQQQPKLDNGKGFYLNCDTKSSRDVVTSLTSLAKQLKSRSLKRNRPEFTTLVSVDGEIYHRQLIDQINQIFPGKDYIGEITDAPLLAHSPMVFMTSAELADGLRQQPDLYKALVNTKTHQELDPNSPQLPIHLVHTAPTGSNSGLQTLVAQFASVSGKEPEHLTVADVEGYQTQIQAIQSKVIRYGVSTRSLAKDMVKNGSFWASIASVYESSVIAANSDQQAGQSRYEAVYPQATFTSNMRAILPKAPWVSRQEKAAAQQVIDYLRSPQVQKIATELGLRPGVPEVPLGAKFSAQFGVDSKARYDSLGSPQPEVVAAMLKSWQEFAKKPSQVVVLVNSSGSMSENKLAAVQKTLRAYIESLGQTEQIALIDFDSEIRPPVLVDSTPQKRDRAMAFILNLNPDGGNRLYDAALEARNWLQNNYREGAINAVVILTDGDDSDSKLRLEQLFQELEKTGFSSEKRIAFFTVGYGNEGEFNPKVLEQIAEFNWGYYRQGDPSTISKLMAALKLEF, from the coding sequence ATGAATACTAAATTCTTGAATTATCAGCGCCTAATTCACCTGAGCACGGCGTTGGGTATGCTTTTTCTAGGAGCTTGTGTGGGAAAACCCAACCGTCTAACCCAGCAAAGCTTTGAGGTCAAATTCTTAGTCGGTAGCGCCTTAGGGAAATTCTGCGAGCAAGCAGCCGAGCAATTTAACCAACAACAGCCCAAATTAGACAATGGCAAGGGGTTTTATCTCAACTGCGACACTAAAAGTAGTAGGGATGTGGTAACTAGTCTGACATCCCTGGCGAAACAACTCAAATCCCGTAGCCTTAAGCGTAATCGGCCAGAATTTACTACCTTAGTTTCCGTGGATGGGGAAATCTATCATCGTCAGTTAATCGATCAGATCAATCAGATTTTTCCAGGGAAAGATTACATTGGAGAAATTACCGATGCGCCGTTGTTAGCCCATAGCCCCATGGTATTTATGACATCGGCAGAATTAGCCGATGGATTACGGCAGCAACCGGATTTGTACAAAGCTTTGGTTAATACCAAAACCCACCAGGAACTGGATCCCAATAGCCCTCAATTGCCCATTCACCTTGTCCACACTGCTCCTACTGGCTCCAATTCTGGTTTACAAACCTTAGTGGCTCAATTTGCCAGTGTATCTGGTAAAGAACCAGAACACTTGACAGTAGCCGATGTGGAGGGTTATCAGACACAGATCCAAGCCATACAGAGTAAAGTGATTCGCTATGGTGTCTCTACCAGGTCCTTGGCAAAGGACATGGTGAAGAATGGTTCATTTTGGGCATCAATTGCTTCAGTGTACGAGTCTTCAGTGATTGCTGCAAATTCCGATCAGCAAGCTGGGCAAAGCCGCTATGAGGCAGTGTATCCCCAGGCCACCTTTACCTCAAATATGCGAGCAATTTTACCCAAAGCTCCTTGGGTAAGTAGGCAGGAAAAGGCTGCTGCGCAACAGGTGATTGACTATTTGCGATCGCCTCAAGTCCAAAAAATTGCCACAGAACTTGGTTTAAGGCCAGGTGTACCAGAAGTGCCATTAGGTGCCAAGTTTTCTGCTCAATTCGGTGTTGACTCCAAGGCTAGATACGATTCCCTGGGTTCCCCTCAACCAGAGGTAGTGGCAGCAATGCTCAAGTCCTGGCAGGAATTTGCCAAAAAACCCTCACAAGTGGTGGTGCTGGTAAACTCTTCCGGTTCTATGTCGGAGAATAAATTAGCAGCGGTTCAAAAGACCTTGCGCGCATATATCGAGAGTTTAGGACAAACAGAGCAAATTGCCCTGATTGATTTTGATTCCGAGATTCGTCCACCAGTATTGGTAGATAGCACCCCTCAAAAACGCGATCGCGCTATGGCGTTTATTCTTAATCTCAACCCTGACGGGGGTAATCGGTTATATGATGCTGCCCTGGAAGCCCGTAACTGGTTACAAAACAATTACCGAGAGGGTGCCATTAATGCTGTGGTGATTTTGACCGATGGCGACGATTCTGATTCTAAGCTTCGTCTTGAGCAACTGTTTCAAGAACTTGAAAAAACTGGCTTTTCCAGCGAGAAGCGAATTGCCTTTTTCACTGTTGGTTACGGTAACGAAGGAGAGTTTAATCCTAAAGTACTAGAACAAATTGCTGAATTTAATTGGGGATACTACCGTCAAGGGGATCCATCAACTATTTCTAAATTAATGGCAGCTTTAAAACTGGAGTTTTAA
- a CDS encoding DUF3685 domain-containing protein — MSDRITHILLIDDDPVFRLGLRTALQAFQDLLVVAEADTGTEARSRLAALEGTNSVDVAILELALAEPNSNQEVTLSGLPLCQGLRREYPNLPILLLTRESKPTVLAVAQALGVNGYCPKGVAIATIVEAIGQIIEGQSYWQTLSSLPTVSYKAAGFAPWYQQWRNSGFQQFEAALGQVNSQLQNPRLSNWDWLFWTGRRRELLVARWLADQLLPASIILVEPSRDNALVPMPKPETSLTVAPRAQSQLSPNGALVERRVERTMVKLQSGLSNLSGVPLELDILQVEKRAELLGLVFQTFETLIEDLRLSEVKLEQLPQKQQLILKDLWEASVTDFFGKYYTLYTDNTQLEVVTILLGNYPIVKKEILDKIPLVIDLLAHRLFDSSLIIDNVSYPAHTPEAIQRSEFILDNLIIQIGNGVIQPLLNQLADVESIKGNFYHKNLMSSREIARFRNNLSWRYRQDKLFGEPQAIFESRYDLFILTDTGIKQTSIYAPRRRELERLRGFQLAVTLAYELRDALSPRMQAAVTWIGNGVVYVLTQVFGRSIGLVVRGVIQGIGNSVQEARFGKNPGRGK; from the coding sequence ATGAGCGATCGCATAACTCATATCCTTCTGATTGATGATGACCCAGTATTCCGATTGGGTCTAAGGACTGCCTTGCAAGCCTTCCAGGATCTGCTAGTTGTAGCTGAGGCTGATACTGGCACAGAAGCCCGATCAAGATTAGCGGCACTAGAGGGGACCAACTCCGTGGATGTGGCAATTTTGGAACTAGCTTTGGCTGAGCCTAATTCAAATCAAGAGGTAACCTTATCAGGATTGCCACTGTGTCAGGGATTACGGCGGGAGTACCCTAACTTGCCAATTTTACTACTGACCAGGGAATCTAAACCCACTGTGCTAGCAGTAGCTCAAGCATTGGGTGTCAATGGCTATTGCCCCAAAGGAGTCGCGATCGCTACCATTGTTGAAGCCATTGGTCAAATTATTGAGGGTCAATCCTATTGGCAGACACTGTCTAGCTTACCTACTGTATCCTATAAAGCTGCAGGTTTTGCTCCCTGGTATCAACAGTGGCGTAACTCAGGATTCCAACAATTTGAAGCCGCTTTAGGCCAGGTCAATAGTCAGCTGCAAAATCCTCGTCTTTCCAATTGGGATTGGCTGTTTTGGACTGGACGCCGTCGAGAACTATTGGTAGCCCGTTGGCTGGCAGATCAGCTATTACCGGCTAGCATCATTCTGGTGGAACCGTCACGGGACAATGCCTTAGTGCCAATGCCTAAACCGGAAACGTCACTGACTGTTGCGCCAAGGGCTCAATCCCAGCTTAGCCCTAACGGAGCACTAGTTGAGCGGAGAGTTGAGCGGACAATGGTAAAACTTCAATCTGGTTTATCCAACCTCTCTGGTGTTCCCCTAGAACTTGACATTCTCCAAGTAGAGAAAAGAGCAGAGTTACTTGGTTTAGTCTTCCAAACCTTTGAAACGCTGATTGAAGATTTGCGCTTGTCTGAAGTAAAACTGGAACAGTTACCTCAGAAGCAACAGCTGATTCTGAAAGATCTGTGGGAAGCATCAGTCACAGATTTCTTCGGTAAGTATTATACCTTGTACACGGACAATACTCAACTAGAAGTTGTCACTATTTTGCTGGGTAACTATCCCATCGTAAAAAAGGAAATTCTTGATAAAATTCCTCTAGTCATTGATTTATTAGCTCATCGGCTATTTGACAGCTCATTAATCATTGATAATGTCTCCTATCCTGCCCACACGCCCGAAGCAATTCAACGGTCAGAATTTATCTTGGACAATTTAATTATCCAAATCGGTAATGGGGTGATTCAACCGTTATTAAATCAATTGGCAGATGTAGAAAGTATTAAGGGAAATTTTTATCATAAAAATCTGATGTCATCTCGGGAAATTGCCCGATTTCGCAATAATCTCTCCTGGCGATATCGCCAAGATAAATTATTTGGTGAGCCACAAGCAATTTTCGAGAGTCGATATGATTTATTTATCCTAACTGACACTGGCATTAAACAAACCAGTATCTATGCTCCCCGACGTCGAGAATTAGAACGGCTACGAGGTTTTCAGCTCGCTGTGACGTTAGCCTATGAGCTACGGGATGCTCTTTCTCCCCGTATGCAAGCCGCTGTTACTTGGATTGGTAATGGTGTGGTGTATGTCTTAACCCAAGTCTTTGGTAGAAGTATTGGTCTAGTAGTTCGTGGTGTAATTCAGGGCATTGGTAACAGCGTCCAAGAGGCCAGGTTTGGTAAAAATCCTGGACGTGGGAAGTAG
- a CDS encoding beta strand repeat-containing protein produces MNQTIQRCYLLGHLLLSTVLIPNIATAQISSDGTLSTTVTSDDGVNFLIESGVRTSDHLFHSFSEFSVPSNGSAFFNNSADIVNIFSRVTGGNISNIDGLIRANGQANLFLINPAGIIFGENASLNIGGSFFATTAESVVFGNGMEFSATEPNQAPLLTINITPGLQMGKNPGTITVQGPGYTIARENPFIVTSFTGLRVGAGNTLALIGGEITLDGGIIAADSGSIELASVTEGLVNLTQTSETWQFSYEAVQSFGNVQLLSLALADASGQGGGSIQVHGQNISLLGGSRMFLQNRGLQPAEALDLTASDSVKLIGTDNNDGELGSVLMTETIGGGDAADIVISSQHLLLSQGSGISSRTFTPARGGDITINATESIQLREFSPINPTNGSDISTTTFRSGTAGNITVSTKQLTIDGQQLRSVAVDIGDGGNITLFTEQLRVLDGGIVVSTALGSGQGGDITINAQSTELIGFNVNNFNVSAFSTSVSGTEKAGNLTINTGRLLLQDGARVDASTFNSGVAGTITINALESVEVNGTVPGSVNGSLILSSARVLNQVLQQQLGLPPIPTGDSGSVIINTPVLRVTDRAQVTVRNDGTGNAGALEINAGQIFLNNQAAINASTQSGEGGNINLQITDNLLLRNGSTITTEAGGTGNGGNITINSDLVTLIESSFIKADANLGNGGNISITTQGLFVFPDSAITASSQFGVDGVITINNPDADPANGLIQLPTELRDRTQQIAKGCGWTATSSFYITGRGGIPQDPSAMVPGGQILSDVRDISDLSIVRAIPEAEDSKPDTNTKAPIVEANAWIINEEGNVELVAVVNSNQALDFLRATCAIKED; encoded by the coding sequence ATGAACCAAACCATTCAGCGATGCTATTTACTCGGCCATCTTTTACTCTCTACTGTCCTCATCCCCAACATCGCCACCGCCCAAATCAGCAGTGATGGCACTTTATCCACTACGGTGACTAGTGATGATGGTGTGAATTTCTTGATTGAATCTGGGGTACGCACTTCAGATCATTTGTTTCATAGCTTCTCGGAATTTTCTGTACCCAGCAACGGGTCAGCCTTCTTTAACAATTCTGCGGATATTGTCAATATCTTTAGCCGTGTTACGGGAGGAAATATTTCTAACATTGACGGCTTGATTCGTGCTAATGGGCAAGCTAATTTATTCCTGATTAATCCAGCTGGAATTATCTTTGGAGAAAATGCTTCGTTGAATATAGGAGGTTCATTTTTCGCCACTACTGCCGAGAGTGTAGTATTTGGAAATGGTATGGAATTTAGTGCCACTGAACCAAACCAAGCACCGTTATTAACGATTAATATTACTCCTGGTTTACAGATGGGAAAAAATCCGGGAACTATTACAGTACAAGGCCCAGGATATACCATCGCCAGAGAAAATCCTTTTATTGTAACCAGCTTCACAGGTTTGCGAGTTGGTGCTGGCAATACCCTTGCTCTAATTGGCGGTGAGATTACCTTAGATGGAGGCATAATAGCGGCGGATTCGGGCTCAATTGAGTTAGCTAGTGTTACAGAGGGATTGGTTAATCTCACTCAAACCTCTGAAACCTGGCAATTTAGCTACGAAGCAGTGCAAAGCTTTGGTAATGTCCAGCTGCTCTCCCTAGCCCTAGCAGATGCTAGTGGTCAAGGAGGTGGTTCTATTCAAGTACACGGACAAAACATTTCCTTGCTCGGTGGTTCCAGAATGTTCCTGCAAAATCGAGGTTTACAGCCTGCAGAAGCACTTGACTTAACTGCTTCTGATTCAGTCAAGTTGATTGGAACCGATAACAATGATGGAGAGTTAGGTAGCGTTTTAATGACAGAAACGATTGGAGGAGGAGACGCCGCCGATATTGTGATCTCTAGCCAGCACTTACTGCTTTCTCAGGGGTCAGGAATTAGTTCAAGAACGTTTACTCCTGCAAGGGGTGGTGACATCACGATTAATGCTACTGAATCGATACAACTTCGGGAATTTTCTCCGATTAATCCTACCAATGGCAGTGACATTTCAACCACAACCTTTCGTTCTGGCACTGCTGGAAATATTACCGTCTCTACCAAGCAATTGACCATTGATGGTCAACAGTTGCGTTCTGTAGCTGTTGACATTGGTGACGGAGGAAATATCACCCTGTTCACTGAGCAATTGAGGGTTCTTGATGGAGGAATTGTCGTCTCCACAGCTTTGGGAAGTGGTCAAGGGGGAGATATCACCATTAATGCTCAATCAACTGAACTAATTGGCTTCAATGTTAATAATTTTAATGTTAGTGCCTTCAGTACTTCTGTAAGTGGTACAGAGAAAGCTGGTAACTTAACCATTAATACTGGCAGATTGTTACTCCAAGATGGCGCACGGGTTGATGCTTCTACCTTTAATAGTGGTGTAGCTGGCACTATAACTATTAATGCCTTGGAGTCGGTTGAGGTGAATGGTACTGTACCAGGGTCAGTCAATGGTAGTTTAATTCTCTCCAGTGCCCGTGTCTTAAATCAAGTTCTACAACAGCAATTGGGATTACCTCCTATCCCCACTGGAGATTCTGGTAGCGTTATTATTAACACACCAGTTTTGAGAGTTACAGATAGAGCGCAGGTAACGGTAAGGAACGATGGCACAGGTAATGCAGGTGCTTTAGAAATCAATGCTGGTCAGATTTTTCTGAACAATCAAGCTGCTATCAACGCCTCTACTCAATCCGGTGAAGGCGGTAACATTAACCTGCAAATCACAGACAACTTACTATTACGCAACGGTAGCACCATTACCACAGAAGCAGGAGGAACAGGTAATGGTGGCAACATTACCATTAACTCGGATTTAGTCACTCTGATCGAAAGTAGCTTTATTAAAGCCGACGCTAATCTAGGCAATGGTGGAAATATTTCCATTACTACCCAAGGCTTATTTGTGTTTCCAGATAGTGCTATTACCGCTAGTTCTCAGTTTGGGGTAGATGGGGTGATCACCATTAACAATCCTGACGCCGATCCCGCTAATGGCTTAATTCAACTACCGACAGAACTGCGCGATCGCACTCAACAAATCGCTAAAGGTTGCGGTTGGACTGCTACCAGTAGTTTTTATATTACCGGACGGGGTGGTATCCCCCAAGATCCCAGTGCTATGGTGCCCGGTGGCCAAATTTTATCGGATGTGCGGGATATATCGGATCTATCGATAGTGCGCGCCATACCGGAAGCTGAAGATAGTAAACCAGACACTAATACCAAAGCACCGATAGTGGAAGCTAATGCTTGGATTATTAATGAGGAAGGTAATGTGGAATTAGTCGCTGTTGTCAACTCGAACCAAGCGCTCGATTTTCTACGAGCTACTTGTGCAATTAAAGAGGATTAG
- a CDS encoding DUF29 family protein translates to MEELMTLKELLYEGKIPEALELIEQLEDISKSDKLNKLFSYGIILLLHLIKKAAEKRTTKSWEVSIRNSVKQIQRTNKRHKAKGTYLTEAELLETLEDAYESALDRASLEAFEGSYEAEKIAKMVER, encoded by the coding sequence ATGGAAGAATTAATGACTCTAAAGGAGTTACTCTACGAAGGCAAAATCCCTGAAGCCCTGGAACTGATTGAACAATTGGAGGATATCAGCAAATCGGATAAACTGAATAAACTATTTAGCTATGGAATTATTCTGCTGTTACATCTAATTAAAAAAGCTGCTGAGAAACGGACGACTAAATCTTGGGAAGTATCAATCCGTAATTCTGTTAAACAAATTCAACGAACTAATAAGCGCCACAAAGCTAAAGGAACTTATCTAACGGAAGCGGAATTATTAGAAACTTTAGAAGATGCTTATGAATCCGCACTAGACCGCGCTTCATTAGAAGCATTTGAAGGAAGTTATGAAGCTGAAAAAATTGCTAAAATGGTGGAGCGCTAG
- the sbcC gene encoding exonuclease subunit SbcC — protein sequence MIPIQLTLKNFLSYRDATLDFRGLHTACICGQNGAGKSSLLEAITWAIWGQSRVASENDVINTGAKEVRVDFIFQNNQQTHRIIRTRHRKQGSSLEFQVETPNGFKSLSQKGVRATQLLIIANLKLDYDTFINSSYLRQGRADEFMVRRPSERKQILADLLKLDQYEKLADQAKDLSKQLKGQVEQLEQSLQGIKEQLGERDAIAKETATLETALHQLQQDQDQDAQQLKKLQAIGHQRNSWEQQLNFVRTQYRNLTQDCDRIQQDIATAVAQQQQLSELLSQDQQITAGYAEYLQLQELEESLAAKLQTYQKAQQQRQQLQQQLNQDINQHNLQIRDTQAQLEALSTQEQEIQDTLSRSGEVATALARLNRSRQRLKQLDNLQLEVSPLLQRRGSIQSELDRVQARLSAKLEELVSSEKQLSQQVATTPQLRQAALQLEAELGELEKKRVYLSRLQDKGLERRGFRERLQENQRRYQKLLGELTQKIQFLQVQNAVCPLCEQPLDAAHSDRVIQKTTAEHKDVQDQFWVVREQLTVCERELQVLRHEYSQISQQLSPYEQLLEQRGQLAAQLEATDEVYDRLYEVSEEKKELEQSLTIRAYGVELHEELRQLDLRVQQLNYDEQTHALARGEVDRWRWAEIHSAKLEEARRRQQKIDAQKPQLLRKLDSLQGSVHQLQTNSPLKQQLDQLDRYIAEIGYNLDAHNQVRASLRQAQSWQLRYQELQTAQEQNPQVGQRLASLTQSLQSRRCNLKEVNTQIEDIVKQMEQSPDVTRDIQALEQGMKQRRQQMDKQLSQQGRLQQRLQQLESLQSQYQQQLEKLQQLQRQYRVHQELAIAFGKNGIQALMIENILPQLEAQSNQILARLTGNQLHIQIVTQKAGSRSSKKKTKLIDTLDILIADASGTRPYETYSGGEAFRINFAIRLALAQLLAQRSGTSLQMLIVDEGFGTQDAEGCERLIAAINAIASDFACILTVTHMPQFKEAFQTRIEVSKTSLGSQLSLTM from the coding sequence ATGATTCCTATTCAACTAACTCTAAAAAACTTCCTCAGCTACCGCGACGCAACTCTAGACTTTCGCGGTCTTCACACTGCCTGTATTTGTGGTCAGAATGGAGCAGGGAAATCGTCCCTGCTAGAAGCCATTACCTGGGCAATTTGGGGACAAAGCCGTGTTGCTTCGGAAAACGATGTCATCAATACTGGGGCGAAGGAAGTCCGAGTAGACTTTATTTTTCAAAATAATCAACAAACCCATCGAATTATTCGGACTCGCCACCGAAAACAGGGGAGTTCCCTAGAGTTTCAAGTGGAAACACCAAATGGTTTTAAGTCTTTAAGCCAGAAAGGAGTACGAGCAACTCAATTATTAATAATAGCGAATCTGAAGCTAGATTACGATACCTTTATCAACTCCTCTTACCTGCGTCAAGGTCGAGCCGATGAGTTTATGGTCAGGCGTCCCAGTGAACGGAAACAAATTCTGGCAGATTTGCTCAAACTAGACCAGTACGAAAAATTGGCAGACCAGGCAAAGGATTTGTCAAAGCAGTTGAAAGGTCAAGTAGAACAGCTAGAGCAAAGTTTGCAGGGTATTAAAGAACAACTGGGAGAACGGGATGCGATCGCAAAGGAAACAGCTACCCTCGAAACTGCTTTACACCAGCTGCAACAAGACCAAGACCAAGACGCGCAACAACTCAAAAAACTACAAGCCATTGGACATCAGCGCAATAGCTGGGAACAACAGCTGAACTTTGTGAGGACACAATATCGTAATCTTACTCAAGATTGCGATCGCATACAACAAGACATTGCTACTGCTGTTGCCCAACAACAACAACTTTCTGAACTACTCTCTCAAGACCAACAAATTACTGCTGGTTATGCCGAATACCTCCAGCTACAAGAACTTGAAGAAAGTCTTGCCGCCAAATTACAGACTTATCAGAAAGCGCAACAGCAACGACAACAACTCCAACAGCAGCTTAATCAAGACATTAATCAACATAATCTGCAAATCCGTGATACCCAAGCTCAACTAGAAGCCTTGAGTACTCAAGAGCAAGAGATTCAAGATACTCTCTCCCGTTCAGGGGAAGTGGCTACAGCCCTGGCACGACTTAACCGATCTCGTCAACGCCTTAAGCAGTTAGATAATCTGCAACTAGAAGTCTCTCCCTTGTTGCAACGCCGTGGGTCTATCCAAAGCGAACTTGACCGGGTTCAAGCCAGACTCAGTGCCAAATTAGAAGAACTGGTTTCTTCTGAAAAACAGTTATCCCAGCAAGTAGCAACAACACCTCAGCTCAGACAGGCGGCACTTCAGTTAGAGGCTGAACTTGGAGAATTAGAGAAAAAGCGGGTCTACCTGTCTCGGTTACAGGACAAAGGACTAGAACGTCGAGGCTTTCGAGAACGCCTCCAAGAAAACCAACGTCGCTATCAAAAATTACTGGGGGAACTGACCCAAAAAATCCAGTTTCTGCAAGTTCAGAACGCAGTTTGTCCCTTATGCGAGCAGCCTCTAGATGCAGCCCATTCTGACCGGGTGATTCAGAAAACCACTGCTGAGCACAAGGATGTTCAAGATCAATTCTGGGTAGTACGAGAGCAGCTAACCGTTTGTGAACGAGAACTTCAGGTGTTGCGCCATGAATACTCCCAAATTTCCCAACAACTCTCTCCTTATGAACAGTTGCTCGAACAACGGGGACAACTAGCAGCACAACTAGAAGCTACCGACGAAGTTTATGACCGACTCTATGAAGTATCTGAGGAAAAGAAAGAACTGGAACAATCCCTTACTATTCGTGCTTATGGGGTAGAGTTACACGAAGAACTCAGGCAACTCGACCTCCGAGTCCAACAGCTCAACTACGATGAACAAACCCATGCTCTAGCACGGGGGGAAGTTGACCGCTGGCGCTGGGCTGAAATCCACTCGGCTAAGCTAGAAGAAGCAAGACGGCGTCAGCAAAAAATTGATGCCCAGAAACCACAGCTGCTTCGAAAGCTGGATAGTCTTCAAGGCTCAGTGCATCAGTTACAAACCAATTCCCCGTTGAAGCAGCAATTGGATCAGCTGGATCGATACATTGCTGAGATTGGCTATAACTTGGATGCTCATAATCAGGTTAGAGCCTCCTTGCGTCAAGCCCAATCTTGGCAACTGCGTTATCAGGAATTACAAACCGCCCAAGAGCAAAATCCCCAAGTCGGTCAACGCTTGGCAAGCCTAACTCAAAGCCTCCAGAGCAGACGCTGTAATCTCAAGGAGGTTAATACACAAATTGAGGATATTGTCAAGCAAATGGAACAAAGTCCTGATGTCACTAGGGACATCCAAGCCTTAGAACAGGGGATGAAGCAGCGCCGACAGCAAATGGATAAACAACTATCCCAGCAGGGGCGTCTCCAACAACGGTTGCAGCAACTGGAATCCCTCCAAAGTCAGTATCAACAGCAACTCGAAAAGCTGCAACAACTCCAGCGGCAATATCGGGTGCATCAGGAATTAGCGATCGCATTTGGCAAAAATGGCATCCAGGCACTCATGATAGAGAATATTTTGCCTCAACTAGAAGCCCAAAGCAATCAAATTTTGGCTAGACTGACTGGGAATCAGTTACACATCCAAATTGTTACCCAAAAGGCCGGGAGTCGGTCTTCTAAGAAAAAAACCAAGCTGATTGATACCTTAGATATTTTAATTGCTGATGCCAGTGGTACTCGACCTTATGAAACCTATTCCGGTGGTGAAGCATTCCGGATTAATTTTGCCATTCGTCTGGCATTAGCACAACTGTTGGCCCAACGCTCAGGCACATCCTTACAAATGTTGATTGTGGATGAGGGGTTTGGCACCCAAGATGCCGAGGGGTGTGAGCGATTGATTGCAGCAATTAATGCGATCGCATCCGATTTTGCTTGTATTTTAACCGTGACTCATATGCCTCAGTTTAAAGAAGCCTTTCAGACCAGGATTGAAGTATCTAAGACATCCCTTGGCTCTCAGTTAAGTTTGACCATGTGA
- the upp gene encoding uracil phosphoribosyltransferase, with product MINNVKVIYHPLVQHKLSLMRQAGTSTAKFRKLLKEVGLLLAYEVTRDLPLKDEPINTPIGPMLAPMLASEKKMVIVSIMRAGQGLLDGILELIPSSRVGHIGLYRDPHTFVPIEYYFKLPDDMSQRDVLVVDPMLATGNTAVAAVDRLKEVTPKSIKFLCLLAAQQGLDYFQQQHPDVVIYTAAIDQELDHHGYIVPGLGDAGDRLYGTK from the coding sequence ATGATCAATAATGTCAAAGTAATTTACCATCCTCTTGTGCAGCATAAGTTAAGCCTGATGCGTCAGGCTGGAACGAGTACAGCCAAATTTCGTAAACTCCTTAAAGAAGTTGGGTTATTGTTGGCATACGAGGTAACACGGGATTTGCCCCTGAAGGATGAACCAATCAATACACCAATTGGGCCGATGCTAGCTCCGATGCTGGCTTCAGAAAAGAAGATGGTGATTGTCTCGATTATGCGAGCCGGACAGGGTCTGTTAGATGGTATTCTAGAACTCATCCCATCATCTCGTGTCGGTCATATCGGTTTGTACCGTGACCCCCATACCTTTGTGCCCATCGAATATTATTTCAAACTCCCCGATGATATGAGTCAGCGAGATGTGTTGGTGGTTGATCCGATGTTAGCTACAGGTAATACTGCCGTTGCTGCTGTTGACCGACTCAAGGAAGTTACCCCGAAGTCCATTAAGTTTCTGTGCTTATTAGCCGCACAGCAAGGGCTTGACTATTTCCAACAGCAGCATCCGGATGTAGTGATTTATACGGCGGCTATTGATCAAGAATTAGATCACCATGGCTATATTGTTCCAGGACTTGGGGATGCAGGCGATCGCTTGTATGGTACGAAGTAA
- the fabD gene encoding ACP S-malonyltransferase, which translates to MIKTAWVFPGQGSQAPGMGVDLLELPSAKVKFKQAEEILGWSVLDICQGESDQLSQTLYTQPALYVVESILADLLMEQGERPNLVAGHSLGEYVALYTARVFNFEAGLRLVQHRAKLMDSATEGMMVALIGFKRPELEEKIQQIQDVVIANDNSPAQVVISGRPTAVQDLLSQIKVKRAVPLKVSGAFHSPLMAQAAAQFQELLLSVPFADAQVPVLSNVDPVPRVEAATLKHQLQCQITGSVRWREISLRLPVEGIEKVVEVGPGKVLTGLIKRMCPKLILENVNSIADLQQCLAVS; encoded by the coding sequence ATGATAAAGACTGCATGGGTGTTTCCCGGGCAAGGTTCCCAGGCACCAGGTATGGGAGTTGACTTATTAGAGTTGCCCTCTGCAAAGGTTAAGTTTAAGCAAGCTGAGGAAATTTTAGGCTGGTCTGTGCTGGATATTTGTCAAGGGGAGTCCGATCAGTTATCTCAAACCCTCTACACTCAACCTGCCTTATACGTAGTTGAGAGTATCCTGGCTGATCTGCTCATGGAACAAGGGGAACGACCCAATCTAGTAGCCGGTCACAGTTTGGGAGAATATGTTGCCCTCTACACTGCGAGGGTATTTAACTTTGAGGCAGGGCTACGCCTAGTCCAACATCGGGCTAAATTGATGGATAGTGCAACTGAAGGCATGATGGTTGCTCTGATTGGCTTCAAACGCCCAGAACTTGAAGAAAAAATCCAGCAGATACAGGATGTTGTTATTGCTAATGATAACAGTCCTGCTCAAGTGGTAATTTCAGGTAGACCAACAGCAGTTCAGGATTTGCTGAGTCAGATTAAAGTCAAACGGGCTGTTCCTCTAAAAGTGTCCGGTGCCTTTCATTCTCCCTTAATGGCTCAAGCAGCAGCTCAGTTCCAGGAACTTTTGCTGTCTGTCCCCTTTGCTGATGCCCAGGTACCAGTATTATCGAATGTGGACCCTGTACCCAGGGTAGAGGCAGCTACCTTAAAACATCAACTCCAGTGTCAAATTACTGGTTCAGTACGATGGCGAGAAATTTCTCTGAGGCTACCAGTCGAAGGCATTGAGAAAGTGGTGGAAGTCGGACCAGGTAAGGTGCTGACTGGCTTAATTAAACGGATGTGTCCCAAGTTAATTTTAGAAAACGTTAATAGCATTGCTGATCTGCAACAATGCTTAGCAGTAAGCTAA